TTTCACTCCACGCAGACACACAAAGGGGGCGTCCCTTTCAGAACACCCCCTTTGTAAATATATCGAAGGATAGTAGTGTTTGCGTCACATTCCTCCTTTTTGCCATAAAGGATTATTAAAGCCGCTGCACCTCAATTCGGACATTGCCGTTTTTGTTATTGTGGTTTACACAGTTCAGAAATGCCCGGGCCTCTGCTTCGTTATCATTAATCGCCTCGAGTGTCAAATGCTCAATGTGCTCCCCACTGGCATTGTCTATGCATATTGTTGTATATTTATCGGGTACGTCCCACATTAGTTTCATTGCTGATCTCCTTGTGAAAAAATATGGTGTTTTAGTATTATATATAATACTAAATTTTCATGCATTTGTCAAGCATATCAGGATATTTTTAATGCATTTCTGTAAAATAAGGAGCAGCCTTTCCTACCGTGGTCGAAGTTGTTCCGGTATGCCCGATTCACAGGGAACGCCCGTGGCGCAGAGGCCGCATCCATAGATAAAAATATGATATTTGCTGTTGCAGTAACCGAGAGTGCCCGCCACTTTTTTATAGCAGCCCTCCTTGTCGTGTCCCCCATCATCAATGGCGCCGACGGGACATCGCCGGGCACATTTCAGACACGGAATCCCCTGCCGGTGAAGACACCAGGCATGGATATCCCGGGGCCGCACCCTGTTTGGAGCCAGCTTCAGGTTTACCACAAAGCTGGCAAGGCGGTGGGCCACACCCTTTTCCGTAATAAGGAAATCCTGCATGCCGAAAGTCCCCAGGCCTGCGGCATAGGCTATGTGGCGGTGTGACCATGGTGACGCCCATCCCACGCCGGGGTATCTTTTTTTATTGAACATGGGTGTTACATCGGGGGAAACGGCCAGGACTCCATGATCCATGAAAAAGGTTACCAATTCCCTGACAAGGGTCTGGCTGAATATTTCTCCGAGAAGACGCGTCTGGGCCCACCGTTCCGCGGGCCATTGGGTCATATTCCTGTTGTCCTTCCGGGTCGCGGCCGATGCGGGAAGCACCAGGGCCACAACGGCAATGTCATCGGCGGCGGGAGCATCCACACCGTTCCTCTTAGCCTGCCATGCCATGATCTCATGGGGAGTAAAATGGTGGGGCCCGATGCTTGTTTTATATTCCTCAAAGATGGGATCACTGCCCGGAACAAATCCCACCAGGGGTTCATCAAAAATCCGCTCTCCATGAAAGGGATATTCAAAACAGTTCTCATCGTGAGAGAGGACCTTTTCCGCGATAGTCATTTCAAGCCACTCTTCGGTAAACAGGGATCCGTGCAGGCCCTGCGCCTTTTTGTTCAGCAGGGGCTGGGGCGGAAAACCGAATCCCCGCATTTCTCCTATGGCGTTCCGTATTCCCCTCAGATCGGAAAGAAAGGAAAAGCGGCGATATGCTGTTCTTTTTATCGGCATTACTCCTGCGTTCTTATCTTCCTGATTTTAGTACTTATTTACAATGCTGCAATTCTTCAAGAAAGATAGCATATTCATTGGATCGATAAAAGGCAATCGATTTTTCATGACTGCCATCCTCATATTATCATTTACAACACCGGATACCATATGATATTCTCCCTCCGGTGCCTTCATCGTCATTGAAAGCATGTGTTGATGTCGATAGATTTATTTACAGGGGTGTCCACGATGAAAGAGCGGCTGAAAACCCATGTCTTTGATTTGCCCGTCCAGGAACTGCGCCGGGGATATCTCAGCGACATTTACTTCTGGCGTGAAAAAGTAACCCTGGAACAGCACGGGCTCCACCCCGAAGTGACCATGCAGGTTTTCCAGAAAAGGGACGCAATCCTCTGCGGAATAGACGAAGCCATCGCCGTACTCAGGGTGGCCAGCGGCCGATACCGGGACTATCCCCGGGCCTTCAAACTTTTCGACAGGCTCATGGAACTTAAAAAAGAGGGGCGCCACTGCTACCTCCATGACCGTGATAAATATCTACGCGTCGTTTCGGAAAAAATGAACATTTCCAGTGAACTGGAATCCCTGTGGGACGACGGATTCCATGATCTCCGGATCGAGGCCCTCCATGACGGAGACGCCATCACTCCCTGGGAGACTGTGATGCACATTACCGGCGACGCTTCCCTCTTTGCGCATCTGGAAACCATTTACCTGGGCATCCTGGCGCGACGCACGAAAATTGCATCCAATGTCAGGAAAGTTGTGGAAACGGCGAAGGGGAAAATAGTCCTCTACTTCCCGGCTCGCTTTGACCACTGGGCAGTTCAGGGGGGTGACGGCTATGCCGCCCACATCGGCGGTGCAACGGGCGTATCCACCGACGCCCAGGCTGAATGGTGGGGGGCCCGGGCTTCGGGGACGGTTCCCCATGCCCTAATCGCCGCGGCAAAGGGCAGCACGGTCGAAGCAGTCCGCATGTTCGGCGAGACCTACCCCGAGACCAATCTCGTGGCCCTGGTAGATTTCGACAACGACTGTATCGGCACATCCCTGGAATGCGCCCGGGCCCTGGGCTCTAGGCTCTGGGGCGTCCGTTTCGATACATCCGAAATGCTCGTGGATAAATCGATCATACCCCGCATGGGGACCTTCAGGCCCACGGGTGTTGGACCGGAACTGGTATTCATGGCACGTGAAGCCCTGGACCGCGAGGGATTTCAGCATGTAAAAATAATTGTTTCAGGGGGATTCGATGCAGAAAGGATATCGCAGTTCGAAGCTCAGAAGGTACCCGTTGATGCCTACGGCGTTGGAAGCAGTCTCATGCAGGGCTCCAATGACTTCACAGCCGACATCGTCCGTGTCAACAAAAAGGACCTGGCCAAGGTAGGCCGGCGATTCATCACGAATCCGCGGATGAAGAAAATACTGACATAGGGAGAACATCATGAAACAGGCGCTCATTATTGTTGATATACAAAAAGATTTCTGTCCCGGCGGATCCCTGGCGGTGAAGGAAGGAGACAGTGTGGTGGAACCGTCAAACCGCCTCGTCACATATTTTGAAAAAAAGGGCCTGCCCATTTTCTTCACCCGGGACTGGCATACCGCAGACCATTCTTCTTTCATGGAGCAGGGGGGCATCTGGCCCCCTCACTGTGTGGCCGGCACGGATGGCGCCCGCTTTCACGAAACACTGCACGTTCCGGGACAGGCCGTGATCATTTCCAAGGCAGCCGAAAGGAGCGCCGATGCCTACTCCGGCTTTGAAGGAACTGACCTGGCCGATCGCCTCCGAAGCCTGCGGGTCCGGGACCTGGTGGTGGCAGGCCTGGCCACGGACTATTGTGTGAAAAACACGGTTCTGGATGCCCTCAAAGAAGGATTTTCCGTAACCGTCGCCCTGGACGCCATACGCGCTGTTAACGTGAATCCCGGTGACGGAGAAAGGGCGATTGAGGAGATGAAGAAGGGTGGGGCAGATTGTACATCTACAGAGAAAATTCTGAACCGCTAAAGCACACAGGGCCTCATATTTTTTTGCTGGTGTCAATACAACATATCCTCGTCCGACAGAGTGTGGTCATTCACACTCATACCGGGAGGACATATCGTCGGAAAATTTGTGGTAAATCAGTAACGGAGGTTTCATAAAGCCGGCGGTTCCATACCGATGATTCTTTTTATCGCGATAAGATAATTGATATTTTCGTACTCTTCAAGTCTGAGCATTTCCCTGGCCTTTGCAAGATCATCCAGTTCCGTGCTTTCGATACAGACCGTCTGTATTTCAGCCCCGTTTACCAGTAACATCGCCACCTCCGCGATGGTGTTATTTACGGTGAAACCGAAGCGTCTTTTAAAGACATTGACGGCAACAAGGTCCTTATGGGACCTGATGAGTTCCTCAAGAAACTGCTCCAGTGAATATTCTTCCCTTTGGAGATCGGAAACCATCTTTTTTAAAATCATATCCAGAAATAAATGATTGCATTTGTCATAAGACCGTTTTACTGTTTAAACAGGCTGTTAATCTCCTCACACTGTTGAATATTGTTTGTTTGGCGACTTTGACAATACAAAACAACAGTGAGATTAATAGCATTTTTTATTTACCATCCCATTTTGTTGGGACAGCCGTGATTATTAATAATTAAACAAGGGTAAGGGTTTTTCTGTGACAGATAAAACTGAAGGGACTCATTTGTCTGATATGATAGAAGAGAAAATTTCTCTCCATGGCCATTTTCAATTTGAAATAAAACAGTATTACAAATTTATTATGAGCAGGGGAGATAATTCATTTTTCATCAGAACCTATTTCTTTATACCGAACAATCTGAATATTAATGAAGATACCTACAGCCGGAATGATTTTTACTCCGACCTTCGGACTTATATCCGTCTGAGAACCCCCACCGTTTATCTTAATAGCCTTGCAAGTCACTCTGACATATTTCTGCGATTAACAGACAGCATGCGAAACACCGTCGATGCCTTTGCCGGATACGAATATCATATAAAGCTATTTTGTCTGATATTAAAAAGATCACTGCGGCTCCAGATACGGGCAATCAAACATACCGATTCCTCTGATGCTATTATTCCGCTCCTGGAGGATTATATATCCAGCACAGAAATCATCTTGAAGAAATTCCGGGCACTGGAACAGGTACTTGAGGAATTCGACGGCACAGAGGAGGCAATGACAATTTATCATTTCGCCGATGAATATATAAGTCTTAAAATAGAATCGCACGCATTCAGGCTTATAAAAATACTTGAGGGGAAAAATGCGACCCTGCTTCAAATCAACAGACTCGTCACTCTCGCGTATAATGAAACAGAGTACAGAAAGCAAC
The window above is part of the Spirochaetae bacterium HGW-Spirochaetae-1 genome. Proteins encoded here:
- a CDS encoding epoxyqueuosine reductase, translated to MFTEEWLEMTIAEKVLSHDENCFEYPFHGERIFDEPLVGFVPGSDPIFEEYKTSIGPHHFTPHEIMAWQAKRNGVDAPAADDIAVVALVLPASAATRKDNRNMTQWPAERWAQTRLLGEIFSQTLVRELVTFFMDHGVLAVSPDVTPMFNKKRYPGVGWASPWSHRHIAYAAGLGTFGMQDFLITEKGVAHRLASFVVNLKLAPNRVRPRDIHAWCLHRQGIPCLKCARRCPVGAIDDGGHDKEGCYKKVAGTLGYCNSKYHIFIYGCGLCATGVPCESGIPEQLRPR
- a CDS encoding quinolinate phosphoribosyl transferase; this translates as MKERLKTHVFDLPVQELRRGYLSDIYFWREKVTLEQHGLHPEVTMQVFQKRDAILCGIDEAIAVLRVASGRYRDYPRAFKLFDRLMELKKEGRHCYLHDRDKYLRVVSEKMNISSELESLWDDGFHDLRIEALHDGDAITPWETVMHITGDASLFAHLETIYLGILARRTKIASNVRKVVETAKGKIVLYFPARFDHWAVQGGDGYAAHIGGATGVSTDAQAEWWGARASGTVPHALIAAAKGSTVEAVRMFGETYPETNLVALVDFDNDCIGTSLECARALGSRLWGVRFDTSEMLVDKSIIPRMGTFRPTGVGPELVFMAREALDREGFQHVKIIVSGGFDAERISQFEAQKVPVDAYGVGSSLMQGSNDFTADIVRVNKKDLAKVGRRFITNPRMKKILT
- a CDS encoding nicotinamidase; the encoded protein is MKQALIIVDIQKDFCPGGSLAVKEGDSVVEPSNRLVTYFEKKGLPIFFTRDWHTADHSSFMEQGGIWPPHCVAGTDGARFHETLHVPGQAVIISKAAERSADAYSGFEGTDLADRLRSLRVRDLVVAGLATDYCVKNTVLDALKEGFSVTVALDAIRAVNVNPGDGERAIEEMKKGGADCTSTEKILNR